The window GTAGGTCTTCCAGGCGCGCTCGCAGATGGCCTCGACGTTGTCCTGCAACTGCATGTCAATGGTGAGGTGCACATCGCTGCCGTGCTGGGGATCGGTGGCCTGACCACGGTAAGAGGGCAGCTCATGGCCGGATTTGTCGCGCTCGATCAACTGCTCTCCTGGCACGCCGGTGAGCCTGGCATCCATGAGCTTTTCGACGCCCCAGCGGCCTTTGTTGCTGGGGTCGGTGTCTCCCAGCACCAAGGAGAGGCGATCCTGGGCGGGAAAGCGGCGTGCCACGGTGGGGCGCATGTGAATGCCGAAGATGTGCTGGGTCTTGAAGAGATCAGACCACTCCTTGGCGGTCTCCACGTCCACCTGTTTGGCCAGCACGATTTCAGGTTTGTCGGTGGCCAGCTGGGCGCGGATCTCCTTCTCCGTCTGTGGCAGGATGCCATCCAGCACCTTGGCGACGTGGTCATGGTAGGCGTTGATGGTTTCTGCGTCGGTCAACTTCTCGCGCAATTCGAGAGCTTTCACTCCCTGGATGGCAGCCAGATGGTGGCGAACGGTGACGATCTCCCGCAGGTGGGTGCGGTCCGTGTAGAGCTCGCGCACGTCTTCGTCGTGGGCAAGGTATTCACCGCTGAGATCCTTGATAGCGCCACGATGCGCGGGCAGAACGATGTGGCGCTGATACTTTTGAGCCGCCAGAGCGGCCAGGCGCGGAGACTCCTTGATCTGAATGACCGCCAGACGCCAGGTAACGAGAGAAAAGCCCGCCAGCAGCACAAACAGCAGCAGCAGCATGCGGCGACAGACCGGGCGATCCCGGCGGAGCTGGATTTGACTTGGCAGCGGCTGGCTCACTAGTGCTTGGGAATGATTTGGGCGACGGAGGGATCAGGGGCCGGTGCCGGCGCTTCGGCCTTGGGGGGCTCTGCGGGCAGAGGTTTGAGGAAAAGAATGCTCTGCTTGGTCAGCGGACGAAGGAGGGTGCCCACGCTGGTGAGGCGCGGCTGCACGCGATCGCGCGTGAGCATGGTTTCGATGCGGTTATTCAACGCGAGGATTTCGGCATTGAGGAGACGCATCTCGGACTCGACCTTGCGCTGCTCTTCGCCAATGGCCCGCACGCGGTTCTTGCTAACGACGATACCCAGACCGACGAGCGCCAGGGAGGCGACGACGATCAGGATGGCCGTGAGCGTGGAGAGGCCCAGGCTGTTGCGATAGCGGTTGCGCTGACGTGGGTTCATTCGGGCAGACGTTCGGCGACACGCAGCACCGCGCTGCGCGCACGTGGGTTGAGTTCGATCTCCTGCGGCGTGGCCTGCACGGGCTTGCGGGTGATGAGCTTGAGCACGCAGTCGGGGTTTTTGCGTGCCTCCGGCCATTCCGGGCGGTCAATGTAAGGGGCGGAAAGATGCTGCAGCGTTTGTTTGACGATCCGGTCCTCCAGCGAGTGGAAGGAGATCACCGCCAGCCTGCCGCCGGGCTTGAGCCAGCGCGGGGCTGCGGCCAGAAAATCATGCAGTGCGGCTAGCTCGTCATTCACCGCGATGCGCAGTGCCTGAAAGACCAGCGTGGCAGGATGGCGTTTGCCGCGCTTGGGAGAGGCGGAGGCAACGATGTCTGCGAGCTGGAGCGTGGTGCGGATGGGCGCCAGGCTGCGGGCCTTGAGGATGGCGCGCACGATGCGCCGTGCGTTGTTTTCCTCCCCGTATTCAAAGAAAATGCGCACGAGCTCGGCTTCCTCGTATGTGTTTACGATGTCGGCGGCGGTGCGCGGTGACTCGGTGTCCATGCGCAGGTCCAACGGGCCGTCCCTCATAAAAGAGAAGCCGCGTGCGGCATCGTCCAGCTGATGGCTGGACACACCGATGTCCACCAGCATGCCATCAAAACCTGACACTCCAGTCTCCTCAACGATCTGAGGGAAATTGCGGAAGTTGCCACGAAGGGCACAGAACTGAGCGGCAAAGGGTTTCAGGCGCTCTGTGGCATGCCTGAGCGCATTGAGGTCCTGATCCATGGCCACAACGCGTGCCCCATGCTGGAGCAAGGCTTCTGAATGCCCACCACCACCCAGTGTGCCGTCGAAAAAAAGCTTGCCTGGAGCAGGCTGAAGGAGTTCCAGGACCTCGGACAGAAGCACAGGGGCATGGTAGAAAGGAAGATTCCGCACGGTCGATTCAGGCGGAGTTGGTTCGGGGATCTCCCCCCCTCCCCCAGCCCCCTGACGTGTCACCAATGTGCCACGTCCCCAAGGCATGAGGTCATCCATGGCGTCTTTGGCTCCAAACCACGCCCATGCTCCGACCTGAGAAAATCCAATGATTCTGGAAATCTCAGCCAGCATGCTTTGTACCAACGACCTATCCGCATACCCAGTGGGTTCAGGAAGAGGACGCAGCAGCGGAAAACCGATGTGGGAGAGCGCGTTCATGATTTATACGGGTCTACTGAGCTGCCAGACAGGCGAAGTGTGACAGAAAAGCCGCAAACCTAAAATTCTAACTAATCTTTATAATCTAGAGGTCCGTCTGTTGGCAATCGCCTATTTCAGAATTTTCGCCTCTTATAGAATTACTCGAATGCTGTTCATTCGATCAGGCATAGGTTCTAGAGATACCTTCAAAGACAAGCGTCTTGCGCGACTCAGAAAGCCAAACCTGAAAACCAATTTCAGCCGCAAGCCTACCCAGCCCTAGAATCCTGATCCCTCTTAAAACGGCCACACTCCCACTCAGCCTCCTTAATATTTGCGATTCCTCACCCAAGAGGAATCTCGACAGAGGGCCGGAAGTATTGCTAGCCTCACGGAAATTGAAACAATTCCGACCCGTAAATCACTATGGCTAAGAAACCTGCTCCCAAGAAGGCACCGGCTAAAAAGCCTGCTGCTTCCTCCAAATCAGCCATAGCGACTAAGAAACCGAAAGCTGCTCCTCCAGCAAAGAAGCCTGCCAAGCCAGCGCCCAAAGCGGCACCGGCAAAAAAAGCCGCCCCCGTGAAACCTGCGCCAACTCCTGCCCCTGTGCTAAAACCCGTCTTTGAAGCACCGGCGCCCAAGCCAGCGGTAGTTCCTGTAGCAGCAGCCAAGCCTGCTGCGGTCAAAGCACCTGCACCCGGAGCCACGGCGCTCACCATCGCCGCTCAGGCCTCTGCGGGTGCCGCAGCCAATGGCAACACGCATCCGGCCAACATCCTCGTGCTGGTCAGCAGCGGTGGATGGCCGGTGACGGATCTGACGAAGGACCACTTTACGCTGATGGAGTACTTTGAAGTGCCAGGCCAGCAGGCCCCTTTCAGCAACAACATCACCTCTTTCCGCAATGCGGGCACGGGTGCCTACCTGCTGCAGGTGAAGCCGATCAATGGCGCTCCCTGGCGCAGCGGCCACCACCTGGCCCAGATCCTCATCTCCTCTGCGGATGACCGTCAGGGACAGGGAGCGGTGAAGCTGATCATCCGCTGATTATTCAGACTGCTCTTTCTTTATCGACAGCTCATGCGGCTCCGCTAGCATGCGCGGCATGAATCGCCGCACCTTCCTCGCGCAGTCTCTCGCCGCCACCGCCGCAGCATCGCTCTCCCGCGCTGCCACGGGATCCAAACTAGCCATCGGCCTCGACCACTTTGCCGTACGCGCCACGGGATGGAAGGCGGGCCAGTTTATCGACTATGCTGCGTCTCTGAAGCTGGACACGATGTTCATCTCGGAGCTGCCTATCTTTGAGAACTTTGAAGAAGGGTATCTTAAAGGTCTCAAAGAACAGGCAGACCGCGCCGGGATCAAACTCTACGTGGGCACCGGCTGCGTCTGC is drawn from Prosthecobacter vanneervenii and contains these coding sequences:
- the rsmH gene encoding 16S rRNA (cytosine(1402)-N(4))-methyltransferase RsmH, with the translated sequence MTRQGAGGGGEIPEPTPPESTVRNLPFYHAPVLLSEVLELLQPAPGKLFFDGTLGGGGHSEALLQHGARVVAMDQDLNALRHATERLKPFAAQFCALRGNFRNFPQIVEETGVSGFDGMLVDIGVSSHQLDDAARGFSFMRDGPLDLRMDTESPRTAADIVNTYEEAELVRIFFEYGEENNARRIVRAILKARSLAPIRTTLQLADIVASASPKRGKRHPATLVFQALRIAVNDELAALHDFLAAAPRWLKPGGRLAVISFHSLEDRIVKQTLQHLSAPYIDRPEWPEARKNPDCVLKLITRKPVQATPQEIELNPRARSAVLRVAERLPE